A part of Bremerella cremea genomic DNA contains:
- the tsaE gene encoding tRNA (adenosine(37)-N6)-threonylcarbamoyltransferase complex ATPase subunit type 1 TsaE: MSTITWEATSEEQTHKLGKVLAEIIPPGTVVALNGTLGAGKTRLVKAMAAALGIPAEDVISPTFVIMQRYFGGKTLYHFDVYRIQDDDEFLELGPEEYFDSDGITLLEWADRVANCLPRDHLRIDIEVLGETTRQFKISSAGTDLETIPQQIQDAVR; the protein is encoded by the coding sequence ATGAGCACCATTACCTGGGAAGCCACCAGCGAAGAACAGACCCACAAGCTCGGTAAAGTTCTGGCCGAGATCATCCCGCCCGGCACCGTCGTGGCTTTAAATGGCACACTCGGGGCCGGCAAGACGAGGCTGGTCAAAGCCATGGCAGCCGCCCTGGGTATCCCTGCTGAAGACGTCATCAGTCCGACGTTTGTCATCATGCAGCGCTATTTCGGCGGGAAGACGCTCTATCATTTCGATGTCTACCGCATCCAAGATGACGACGAGTTTTTAGAACTCGGTCCCGAAGAATATTTCGACTCGGACGGAATCACGCTGCTGGAATGGGCCGACCGCGTGGCCAATTGCCTCCCCCGTGATCACCTCCGCATCGATATCGAAGTCCTCGGCGAAACCACCCGCCAGTTCAAAATCTCGTCCGCCGGAACCGACCTGGAAACGATCCCCCAGCAAATCCAAGACGCCGTCCGATAA
- a CDS encoding chemotaxis protein CheX: MQVEYINPFIRSTTNTFDTMLGCPIKRDKLCMADQVNERYEVSGVIGLSGRAQGSVVVLLSHEVAIQAAAAMLMMEPTEFDGLTDDVIDAVGEIANMVAGSAKAELEEYHLSISLPNVVVGHPPDIRFPSEVKPIAVTFTCPWGPMALKVGFTPLPVLA; this comes from the coding sequence ATGCAGGTCGAATACATCAACCCGTTCATCCGTTCCACGACCAACACCTTTGATACCATGTTGGGATGTCCGATTAAGCGTGACAAACTGTGCATGGCCGATCAGGTTAATGAACGTTACGAAGTCAGCGGCGTGATCGGGCTTTCCGGTCGTGCTCAAGGCTCGGTCGTGGTCTTACTATCCCATGAAGTCGCCATCCAGGCTGCCGCAGCCATGCTCATGATGGAACCCACCGAGTTCGACGGCTTGACCGACGACGTGATCGATGCCGTGGGTGAAATCGCCAACATGGTTGCCGGTTCGGCCAAAGCCGAGCTGGAAGAATATCATCTGTCGATCAGCCTTCCTAACGTTGTCGTGGGTCATCCTCCAGACATTCGTTTCCCCTCGGAAGTGAAACCCATTGCGGTTACGTTCACCTGTCCCTGGGGGCCAATGGCCTTGAAAGTTGGCTTTACGCCGCTGCCAGTGCTGGCATAG
- the fliG gene encoding flagellar motor switch protein FliG, whose product MANKRDPSQHFSNPTLRRAAIILMSLPEDEAAQLMGKLTPKQVEAVCIEIAQLDNLSGPEQEAAILAFAEQNPNQLGGGGGGISLAKSLVTKALGKNAGETLDNVRQSVESVPFGFLRKVDSQNLLTFIVDEHPQTIALILSHLPASYGAELIAGLPAERQLSVIRRIANMGQTNPEVIREVERGLESRMASVMSQSFENAGGVPSVAEILNVTDRTTGKALLENLAQEDPDLVEEIRRLMFVFDDIQKLADKDVQAVLKNVETSQWAMALKGASQDLRDKIVGNMSKRAGEMLLEEMDFLGSVKLSEVEAVQQQIVDIVRRLEDAGEIQLSAADEEEMMIQ is encoded by the coding sequence ATGGCCAATAAACGCGATCCAAGCCAACATTTCTCGAATCCCACTTTGCGCCGGGCGGCAATCATCTTGATGTCGCTGCCCGAGGATGAAGCGGCCCAATTGATGGGCAAGCTGACTCCGAAGCAGGTGGAAGCGGTTTGTATCGAGATTGCCCAGCTCGACAATCTCAGTGGTCCAGAACAAGAAGCGGCCATTCTCGCGTTCGCCGAACAGAACCCCAACCAGCTTGGTGGCGGTGGTGGCGGCATCAGCTTGGCCAAGTCGCTCGTGACCAAGGCCCTCGGCAAAAACGCCGGAGAAACGCTCGACAACGTTCGCCAGTCGGTCGAATCGGTTCCCTTCGGCTTTCTGCGGAAGGTCGACAGCCAGAACCTGCTGACGTTTATCGTGGACGAACACCCACAAACCATCGCTTTGATTCTGTCTCACTTGCCTGCCTCGTACGGGGCCGAGCTAATCGCCGGGCTGCCTGCCGAGCGGCAACTGTCCGTCATCCGCCGCATCGCCAACATGGGACAAACCAACCCGGAAGTGATCCGCGAAGTCGAACGTGGCCTCGAATCGCGAATGGCCAGCGTGATGAGCCAGTCGTTTGAAAATGCTGGGGGCGTCCCCAGCGTGGCAGAAATCTTAAACGTGACCGACCGCACCACCGGCAAGGCGCTGCTCGAAAACCTGGCCCAGGAAGACCCCGACCTGGTCGAAGAAATCCGCCGCTTGATGTTCGTTTTCGACGACATCCAAAAGCTGGCCGACAAAGACGTTCAAGCGGTGCTCAAAAACGTCGAGACCTCGCAATGGGCAATGGCACTCAAGGGTGCCAGCCAAGACCTCCGCGACAAGATCGTCGGCAACATGTCGAAACGGGCTGGCGAAATGCTACTGGAAGAAATGGACTTCCTCGGCTCGGTCAAGCTGTCGGAAGTGGAAGCAGTCCAACAACAAATCGTCGACATCGTCCGCCGCCTAGAAGACGCCGGCGAAATCCAGCTATCCGCTGCCGACGAAGAAGAGATGATGATCCAGTAA
- the thiL gene encoding thiamine-phosphate kinase: MEQAFLQFLATQKQTLSAEGVGIGDDAAVLAWPADSKLVVCTDLISDETDFHLADVTPQQIGRKALAINLSDIAAMACQPVGALLTLLLPQGEGSLQLAQGIYQGAAELGAQFACPIIGGDTNSWPGKVAVSVTVLGQSLAGKPLLRSGAQPGDAIFVTGQLGGSIWRHHLDFTPRVHEALQLTQACSLTAGMDISDGISIDLPRLCQQSDVGAEIDVRLLPLSADAQKMSEKTGKPAWWHGLNDGEDFELLFTVPQREADQLVAQWTNATPITRIGTIRHERELTMLGEDGTRQPLLPEGFSHH; this comes from the coding sequence ATGGAACAGGCGTTCCTTCAATTTCTGGCGACGCAAAAGCAAACGCTTTCAGCCGAAGGTGTTGGCATTGGCGACGACGCGGCGGTGCTGGCTTGGCCTGCCGATTCGAAGCTGGTCGTTTGCACCGATTTGATTTCAGACGAGACCGACTTTCACCTGGCCGACGTCACGCCGCAGCAGATCGGGCGAAAGGCCCTAGCGATCAATCTCAGCGACATTGCGGCGATGGCCTGTCAGCCAGTCGGCGCTTTGCTAACCCTGCTTCTGCCGCAAGGCGAGGGCTCGCTGCAACTGGCTCAAGGAATCTACCAAGGGGCGGCGGAACTGGGCGCGCAGTTCGCTTGCCCGATCATTGGCGGCGACACCAACAGTTGGCCAGGCAAGGTTGCCGTCAGCGTGACCGTGCTGGGGCAAAGCCTCGCCGGCAAACCGCTCTTGCGTAGTGGTGCCCAGCCAGGGGACGCGATCTTTGTGACCGGTCAGCTTGGTGGCAGCATCTGGCGGCATCATCTCGATTTCACACCCCGCGTTCACGAAGCCCTGCAACTCACACAAGCTTGCAGCTTAACCGCAGGCATGGATATCAGTGACGGCATCTCGATCGACCTGCCCAGGCTTTGCCAGCAAAGTGACGTCGGGGCGGAGATCGACGTTCGCCTGCTTCCCTTATCTGCCGACGCGCAGAAAATGAGCGAGAAAACCGGCAAACCGGCCTGGTGGCATGGCCTGAACGACGGGGAAGACTTCGAGTTGTTGTTTACCGTCCCTCAGCGCGAGGCCGACCAACTGGTGGCCCAATGGACGAACGCCACGCCAATCACGAGAATTGGAACGATTCGTCATGAGCGCGAGCTAACGATGCTCGGCGAAGATGGCACCCGGCAGCCGTTGTTGCCGGAAGGATTTTCTCACCACTAA
- a CDS encoding 6-pyruvoyl trahydropterin synthase family protein: MRKRHWVRLTKDHLVFSAGHFITFGGNICERIHGHNYRVEVELHGPLDENHYVVDFIALRDSLQAIVNGLDHRMLLPTRHPSIKLVMDEKEVTASYEDRRWVFPRTECVLLDIPNTTTELLAEWIGERLLVALAEKLQWKPEAMKVGVDENHGQWGYCEFS; this comes from the coding sequence ATGAGAAAACGCCATTGGGTTCGCTTGACCAAGGACCACCTCGTCTTCAGCGCTGGGCACTTTATCACCTTCGGCGGTAATATCTGCGAGCGAATCCACGGGCACAACTATCGGGTCGAAGTCGAACTGCACGGCCCCTTGGACGAAAACCATTACGTGGTCGATTTTATTGCCTTGCGGGACTCGCTCCAGGCGATTGTCAACGGCCTGGATCACCGCATGCTGCTTCCTACACGGCATCCGAGCATCAAACTGGTGATGGACGAGAAGGAAGTCACCGCCTCGTACGAAGACCGCCGCTGGGTTTTCCCGCGAACAGAATGCGTACTGCTGGATATTCCCAACACGACAACCGAGTTGCTCGCCGAATGGATCGGCGAACGCCTCTTAGTAGCCCTCGCAGAAAAACTTCAGTGGAAACCCGAAGCAATGAAGGTTGGTGTTGACGAAAATCATGGTCAGTGGGGTTATTGCGAATTTTCATAA
- a CDS encoding ParA family protein, whose translation MKKYAFWNNKGGTGKTSLAFQAAAIYAEQHSEEEVLVLDLCPQANLSELFLGGLMGGGSEHLTQLQSESPRRTVGGYFEARLPAPYTVPNINPKEFLSRPSEYNNSITDNIQLLAGDPLLELQSNAIATLANAQIPGQKPWLAVADWIRDFVHLVEDDFDTVFIDTNPSFSMYTQIALSAAEMLVLPVMADDSSRRAIQNAFALIHGIKLPSMIYSDYSFTKKLTDAGRELPKVHLLPKNRLTQYMGPASAYGSVMGEIEGFVEEILLSNSEVFTFSTKSEGFVDVRDFQTTGVVAFAEGKPFSKLRTGTHNIGGRLTQVSAQYLEHCRDAINNVVRRL comes from the coding sequence ATGAAGAAATACGCGTTTTGGAATAACAAGGGCGGTACTGGCAAGACTAGCTTGGCATTTCAAGCTGCTGCTATATATGCAGAACAGCACTCAGAAGAAGAAGTGCTAGTTCTCGATCTATGTCCACAGGCAAATCTTTCTGAATTGTTTCTTGGTGGGCTAATGGGCGGGGGAAGTGAGCATTTAACTCAACTCCAATCAGAATCTCCGCGAAGGACGGTTGGAGGATATTTTGAAGCAAGATTGCCCGCTCCTTATACTGTTCCAAATATTAATCCTAAAGAATTTCTATCACGGCCATCTGAATACAATAATTCAATAACGGATAACATTCAATTGCTTGCCGGCGATCCATTGCTTGAATTGCAGTCGAACGCAATAGCAACTTTGGCAAACGCTCAAATTCCGGGACAAAAGCCGTGGTTAGCTGTCGCTGACTGGATTCGTGATTTTGTTCATCTGGTTGAAGATGACTTTGATACCGTGTTTATAGATACGAATCCTAGTTTTTCAATGTATACGCAGATTGCGCTTTCTGCTGCTGAAATGTTAGTCTTACCTGTAATGGCAGATGATTCATCGCGACGTGCAATACAAAATGCTTTTGCCTTAATTCACGGGATTAAACTTCCATCAATGATCTATTCTGATTATTCATTTACGAAGAAATTAACGGACGCAGGAAGGGAATTGCCGAAGGTTCACTTACTGCCAAAGAATCGCCTCACGCAGTACATGGGGCCAGCTTCAGCATATGGCTCAGTTATGGGCGAAATTGAAGGGTTTGTGGAAGAAATTCTATTGTCTAATTCTGAAGTCTTTACGTTTTCGACCAAATCTGAGGGATTCGTCGATGTTCGAGACTTTCAAACAACAGGGGTTGTTGCGTTTGCAGAAGGTAAGCCATTTTCAAAACTTAGGACAGGCACGCACAATATAGGTGGAAGACTGACTCAGGTGTCGGCACAATATTTAGAGCATTGCCGGGATGCTATAAACAATGTCGTTAGAAGGCTTTGA
- a CDS encoding trypsin-like peptidase domain-containing protein, translated as MRSPSLSILAIRLCWLLLVMTMCYGSVTPDSTASASDLRMTPIVKAVQSVKDSIVNIHGHKTVSTISAVGGGDTPRQVNGMGTGVVIDHRGYIVTNHHVVDGVRRIQVTFSNGETMIARLIAHDLTTDLAVIKVDSSKDLPCINIGRSSDLMPGETVIAVGNAYGYENSVTRGIISALHRSVQVTENQKYDDLIQTDASINPGNSGGPLLNIDGQMIGINVAVRVGAQGIGFTIPVDTVMEISARMMSTERMSDQFHGIRGKTVYEGETPVFKITGIEKDSPADASGLRIGDTLTKIGTQKIARQLDVELALLSRTLGEEISLEVDRSDDLGKKLALVTKSLSGATNVSDLAWRTMGVRVKSMPEQEFAQLSSRYRGGLQVVAVRAGSPAETEGIQIGDILVGMHDWETISYENLDYILKNKSVTQRGAIRFYILRERDTLYGDISLAATQQITQR; from the coding sequence ATGCGTTCACCCTCCTTGAGTATCCTCGCCATTCGTCTTTGCTGGCTATTGCTTGTAATGACGATGTGCTACGGTTCTGTCACCCCAGACAGTACCGCCTCGGCTTCCGATCTCCGCATGACACCGATTGTCAAAGCGGTGCAATCGGTGAAGGATTCCATCGTCAATATCCACGGGCACAAGACGGTTTCGACCATCAGTGCCGTGGGTGGCGGTGATACGCCTCGCCAGGTCAACGGCATGGGAACCGGCGTAGTTATCGACCACCGGGGCTATATTGTCACCAATCATCACGTGGTTGACGGTGTCCGCCGCATCCAAGTGACGTTCTCGAATGGCGAAACGATGATCGCTCGCCTGATTGCTCACGACCTGACCACCGACCTGGCGGTTATCAAAGTCGACTCCAGCAAGGACCTTCCCTGCATCAACATTGGTCGCTCATCCGACCTGATGCCAGGCGAAACCGTCATCGCCGTCGGCAATGCCTATGGTTACGAGAACTCGGTCACGCGGGGCATCATCAGTGCGTTGCACCGCAGCGTGCAAGTCACCGAGAACCAAAAGTACGACGACCTGATCCAGACCGATGCCAGCATCAATCCTGGCAACTCTGGCGGACCGCTGCTGAACATCGACGGCCAAATGATTGGCATCAACGTTGCCGTCCGTGTCGGAGCCCAAGGAATTGGTTTCACAATTCCCGTGGACACCGTCATGGAAATCTCGGCTCGGATGATGTCGACCGAGCGAATGAGCGATCAGTTCCACGGCATTCGTGGCAAGACGGTCTACGAAGGGGAAACGCCGGTCTTCAAGATCACTGGGATCGAAAAGGATAGCCCTGCCGATGCTTCTGGTCTGCGAATTGGCGACACCCTGACCAAGATCGGCACACAGAAGATCGCCCGTCAACTCGACGTCGAACTGGCCCTTCTCAGCCGTACCCTGGGGGAAGAAATCTCGCTGGAAGTCGACCGTTCCGACGACCTGGGCAAAAAGCTGGCCTTGGTCACTAAAAGCCTCAGCGGAGCGACCAACGTTTCCGACCTGGCTTGGCGAACGATGGGTGTCCGTGTGAAATCGATGCCGGAACAAGAGTTCGCTCAACTTTCCAGCCGCTACCGTGGTGGCCTACAAGTGGTGGCCGTGCGTGCTGGCAGCCCAGCCGAAACGGAAGGGATTCAGATTGGTGACATCCTGGTCGGCATGCACGACTGGGAAACGATCTCGTACGAAAACCTCGACTACATCTTGAAGAACAAATCGGTCACCCAACGAGGTGCGATCCGCTTCTACATCTTGCGAGAACGGGACACCCTCTACGGCGACATCAGCCTGGCCGCCACCCAGCAGATCACCCAACGATAA
- a CDS encoding 3-ketoacyl-ACP reductase — translation MSKRVAIVTGSSRGIGRAIAEKLAADGFCVTVNYHSSPAAANEVVAQIEGAGGEAIAVQANVGSPEGRAALMDATLQKWKRLDVLVNNAGITSPGRLDLLEATPENWDLVLDTNLKGPFFLSQAAANAMLAQIGEGHIPAGKIINLSSLSAYASSPNRADYCVAKAGLAMMTQLFADRLGNEKIQVFEVCPGVIATDMTGPVKEKYDQQIAAGLTPIRRWGQPEDVAQAVSAICAEYFPFSTGERFNVDGGFHLRRL, via the coding sequence ATGTCGAAACGTGTTGCCATTGTGACTGGTAGTTCCCGAGGGATTGGCCGCGCGATTGCCGAGAAGCTCGCCGCTGACGGGTTCTGCGTGACGGTCAACTACCATTCGAGCCCAGCAGCAGCGAACGAGGTGGTCGCCCAGATCGAAGGGGCAGGGGGGGAAGCGATTGCGGTGCAAGCAAACGTCGGTTCCCCGGAAGGCCGCGCCGCGCTGATGGATGCCACGCTGCAGAAATGGAAACGGCTCGACGTGTTGGTCAACAATGCTGGCATCACGTCGCCTGGCCGGCTCGATCTGTTAGAAGCCACGCCAGAAAACTGGGACCTGGTTCTCGATACCAACTTGAAAGGCCCATTCTTTCTGTCGCAAGCCGCCGCGAACGCGATGCTAGCTCAAATCGGTGAAGGGCACATTCCTGCTGGCAAAATCATCAACCTGTCGTCGTTGTCGGCTTACGCTAGCTCCCCCAATCGGGCTGACTACTGCGTCGCCAAGGCTGGCCTGGCGATGATGACGCAACTTTTCGCCGACCGCCTTGGCAACGAAAAGATCCAAGTCTTTGAAGTCTGCCCTGGCGTCATTGCCACCGACATGACCGGGCCGGTGAAAGAAAAATACGATCAACAGATCGCCGCCGGGCTAACCCCGATTCGTCGCTGGGGCCAACCCGAAGACGTCGCCCAGGCAGTGTCCGCGATCTGTGCAGAGTACTTTCCTTTCAGCACCGGCGAACGCTTCAACGTCGACGGCGGCTTTCACCTCCGTCGGCTTTAA
- a CDS encoding triphosphoribosyl-dephospho-CoA synthase produces the protein MSRAGELSLGQWATLACTLEVCAPKPGNVHRGADFEDVTLQDFLASAIAIGPVFDQAESLSLGKLILRSVQATSHVCRTNTNLGMLLLFAPLAMASPEEDLQIAARLVVERSTAKDAQDIYEAIRLANPGGMQPTDEHDIAGQAPPHILEAMHLAADRDFIARQYVSGFADLFDTVVPLLTDPARASRSLSQRIVHAHVALMAAFPDTLIARKNGPELALQSSMIAQRVLDAGPPFSEDYLEQLSNLDFWLRCHEHKRNPGTTADMIAAGLLVCLQQKLIAPPFA, from the coding sequence ATGAGCAGGGCAGGGGAGTTATCGCTCGGTCAATGGGCAACGTTGGCTTGTACCTTGGAAGTCTGCGCGCCCAAGCCAGGCAATGTCCATCGCGGAGCCGATTTCGAGGACGTCACGCTGCAAGATTTCTTAGCCAGCGCCATCGCAATCGGCCCAGTCTTCGATCAAGCAGAAAGCTTATCGCTGGGCAAGTTGATTTTGCGGAGTGTCCAAGCCACTTCTCACGTCTGCCGCACCAATACTAACCTAGGCATGCTCTTGCTGTTCGCCCCTTTGGCCATGGCTTCGCCGGAAGAAGATCTGCAGATTGCCGCCCGCTTGGTTGTCGAACGCTCGACCGCCAAAGATGCTCAGGACATTTACGAAGCGATTCGCCTGGCCAACCCCGGCGGCATGCAACCAACCGACGAGCACGATATTGCCGGGCAGGCCCCCCCCCACATTTTGGAAGCAATGCATCTAGCCGCTGATCGCGACTTCATTGCCAGGCAGTATGTGTCCGGCTTTGCAGACTTGTTCGATACCGTGGTGCCGCTGCTTACCGATCCGGCCCGAGCTTCGCGAAGCCTCAGTCAACGCATCGTGCATGCCCATGTGGCCCTCATGGCGGCCTTCCCGGATACGCTGATCGCGCGGAAAAACGGTCCAGAGCTGGCCCTGCAAAGCAGCATGATCGCCCAGCGAGTGCTGGACGCCGGCCCGCCGTTTAGCGAAGACTATCTCGAACAACTATCAAATCTCGATTTCTGGTTACGCTGCCACGAACACAAGCGTAACCCCGGCACAACCGCCGACATGATTGCCGCCGGGTTGCTGGTCTGCCTACAGCAGAAATTGATTGCCCCCCCATTTGCCTAA